In the Plasmodium gaboni strain SY75 chromosome 13, whole genome shotgun sequence genome, attttaattttggGCCTGAATGGGTCAGGTAAAACgacattattatatcataattttattccaggttaataaataaaataaatgaattataaaatagctaactgaatattatatatatatatatatatatatatatttttatagctatattaatttatataaatatcatttatacattattttatgttgaattgtatataattGCATAATGATTTAGaatgtataatattcattCATAAAGAAtgtttttaattaaatgttttatataataatattttgacattataattcatattgacatttatatatttttattaaaagaatgGACAAATATAACGTCTTATATGGAGCCCACAATTGCGTATCATTATGAGGAAATTAAATGGATAAATGGAAGACTTGGTTTTTGGGATTTATCCGGAAATCCTTTggttatttttttaatacataatataataatattatatatgcttaattcttttcttttctttttttttttttttttttttttattattatacattttatatatggcacaatattattttattttcttagATGAGAAATATTTGGCcattaatatatagaaatgTAAAAGTGAACGcaattttatatattattaacattatGGATATATCAGATGAATGTATATCAGAAAATAACTCATTAATAAGCCTTTTGTTAAATGATGAATGTTTACAAATGTCATGTATTGTTTTAGTTTTTAACACATTTAATGAGGTACACAAAATACAAGAAGATGTTAAAAATGATATGcttatgaaatataaaatcGAAGATTTAATTAATCATTATGGTAATCGAATACATTATCTTTTTGTTGATTGTAAAAATTGTAAAATGGACAAAGGATGGATAGAACTAATGCACCAAATATCTTATTActtttgaaaaaatatataatatatatcatatacaacacatatatatttattaatatatattaattaaggtttttttatattcaatctatatattttatttttattctataaatataaataaatatataaaaaagtaaatatatataatatatatatatatatttttaaaaattaacaagactaaacattttataatataaataaaaatataattaaattaaatactaacgaaaaaataatattttcatattataagcatatttataatttgttatatttaaaatataatatttcattatatataagtaataaatatataataaaataatatattttatataaatgtaccatttattataaaataaaaaaaaattataatatatatataaatatataattaagtttataaaaatatattttatattatatatattcatttatgTATGTAATTTATTCTTACCTACATACgtaatattataagaaaaaaataatgtacTTTTAATTTGTTCGTTTATTAGgtataattaaaaataattatagttgcacgaacaaaaaaaataatataatttagtctatattttatatatatattatatataatatatatatattcatataataagTATTTATTTGccttaaaaaaaaaaaatcatgTTGCAAAActcatatattaaaaatatagataatataatatatatttaaaaataaaaaaaaattatattgatattctttttttcttctttcgttctgattatttattaatttttctttctttcttttttttgttattgtttttaaccacaaatatattgtattatatattatcatttatatattcgataaaatatatatattgtaataaatataaaaattgtatattttttttttttttttttttgaaaaacAAGTTTAAATCTTGCAAAATTTAAGGGACaactttattatttttataattttaatttttattttattattacttttttttttttttttcttcatataaagaagaagaatAGGAAActaatatgtattaatatatatataatatatatattatatattttatatgtaaaaaaattataattgtaacattaatgtatatatatatatatatatatatatatataatatatatattatacacattattattttttatatttgtattataaaattaatataaaatacgatatttttaatttgaTATGTCAATTTATGTTTTGTAATTTTTACcaatataaaatataaatatatttatgtgatatattatattttaaagtattttaaacaaaaaatgtttattatttattattatataaacaaatgatgaaaaattTTTTGTGAAAATTTAATGAGCTTTTCGTCtgataaaattatatatatatatatatatatatatatatatatatatatatttatttatttatttattcatttgtatttatatatattatgcCTACATATCCACATCATATGTgtcataatttttataatcatatGAATGTATTAATCTGTTTATCTCACCGCAATTAATTCAATgttaaaattttataatatcatgaataatatatatttataatagACAACTTTATTCAAGTACTCCTTTTTattagttttttttttttttttttttgttaatatGCATAAGATGATTGTTCAGACAANNNNNNNNNNNNNNNNNNNNNNNNNNNNNNNNNNNNNNNNNNNNNNNNNNNNNNNNNNNNNNNNNNNNNNNNNNNNNNNNNNNNNNNNNNNNNNNNNNNNNNNNNNNNNNNNNNNNNNNNNNNNNNNNNNNNNNNNNNNNNNNNNNNNNNNNNNNNNNNNNNNNNNNNNNNNNNNNNNNNNNNNNNNNNNNNNNNNNNNNNNNNNNNNNNNNNNNNNNNNNNNNNNNNNNNNNNNNNNNNNNNNNNNNNNNNNNNNNNNNNNNNNNNNNNNNNNNNNNNNNNNNNNNNNNaatgtttatttttattactcgttattttttcattttcattattattgaACTTACTCATTCTTTGTATATTTTGTCTTATTTAATAacacaaaaataaaataaaaaattaataaaaaaaggattatatggatattcaaaaaaataaaccaaaaaatagtaataataataatagtaacaaattaaaatatataaataataataccAAGAGTAGTAATACAACAAAGTTTAACGAGTTGAGAGATATTTcaaaagataatatatttattttatatgataaaaaagTGGAACAATTGAATAACAGAAAAGACAATTCTAATGATGATGTAgagttaaaaaaaaaaaatgagaatATAGAAAGAATGAGTAAGTtcaataataatgaaaatgaaaaaataacgagtaataaaaataaacattCAATAAATATGTCTACATTGTCAAGTTTGGACGAggatgaaaataataataaaaacgAAGATCTTATAATGAGTAGTGAATATGCTGAAGtaagtaaaaataaagatatgttaataatgggtaataaaaaaaaagaaatgttaaatcataaaaaaaataatttgaaCCATTTATTTGAAGAAGTTTGTAGTATagacaataataataataaaaatgataacattcaaatattaaataaaagattAAGTGATcgaaataaaaatgaaaatgaaatatataatatgaatcaaaataattatgaaaatgtttataatatgaatcaatttaataataatatgaatatgaaACATGTTTTAAATAATGTGAAAAGCTTAAAAAATTGGACAGATGATAAggatgaaaatgaaaaagaaatagaCCATTTTGATTTATCGACTGATTCTAGAAATCAAAATAGCAATAGTATGAATAATAACAATTATATTGATGATgtaaataaacaaaaattgACAAATAGAATGAATAGTTTTATGTTTGAAATGGGTGAAGATAAATGGAACAAGATGGATGATGATTTTtcaaagaaaaaaatattaaaaaagagaagtatatataatgatgaagaaagtgatggttcatatataaaagaaataaatgaGGTGAATTTAGATAGAAAGAAGGATAGCAAGTGTTGTtcatcttttaaaaaatctaaaaaaaatggaaatCACGTACGtatagataaaaataatgtaaatgataatatgaaaGAATTATACAGTAATAGTATGGGTTATAtagatattaaaaaaaaaagaaaaaaagaattaagtaaagaattaaaaaatatggatTGGTTAATTTATACAATTAGATATATGGATTATAGAAGATTACGTAGAAGATTTAGTGGTATTAGAAAACctatatcaaaaaaaattgtttttattataactatattttgtttaatattaatatcatggaaatattttaatgtatcatatcaaaataataagttTAATTTTAGTTTTGAAATTCAAACAagtttattattttttgttgaagctattttattaacaattggaataataatatttgcAAAATTTCAGACGCGTTTAAGTTTACATTGGCCTATTTATGcttcttatatatttattatatgtgcagtaattttattacttttttttgaaaatgataaattaGACAAAAATTCTCGTGGGGAACATATTTTAATGTTATATGGTATTGTACAATTATCATTAATTATTATAGTAAagattataatatttattgGTCCTCTTTTGGCGATATATGGATTTTTTTGTCCATGTACGGAGCATTGTagaatattaaaaaagaaaatttcaacaaataaattaaatataacaataagTAGATATAACGATTTTGCTGGTATGTGTGGTAATAATGTTTGTTGTTTATGCTTATGCGCATATCGTTCGTTTTATCGTCTTGTaaattgtttttataataaattttctaattttaaatttaaaatgaTAACTGAAACAAATGACGAAGCTCCATTTAGTCATCAGTTAAGATATAAAGGGAAAACAGATATTTATGGAAGACCGCATGGATATGGTGAATGGATAGAAGATCATTCTTATGGTGAAAAATTAAGAGGATTTTGGTATCATGGATATCCTGTGGGTCCATTTATATCACAAGAAATTGGTAGTGGTTCCTTATTTGTTAATACAAGAGTAGGTTTTGCTGCATGTGTTGGGAAAGATTGGTCTGATGTTAGATATGGTGTTGCATGTACGGAATGTTCTATAAGTGgtcatttttttaatgattTTCCACTTactcatttttttaatccgaaaattgaaaaaaatatatatggtAGATTACCTACTAATAgatatgatattataataaaagatatattaaaagaaaattatgaagatattttatgttttgATTTAAAGTGGTGTTTTAACATGTTAAAAGTAAATAGTGGTACAACTAATGAAACTTGTTCAAATAATTGTATGATATCATTAGATCATGTTACTATGAGTTTAAAGgttcataattataaaagaCTTGATTctataaaaagaaaaaatgatatccttgatgaaattaatattaaattagTACATGTACCacatgaaaaaaaaaaaaataagaaaattCATAAAAGGGacaaatttaaaaaattagaaGAAAAATGGAAACAAGTAGAAAATGAGGAaaattcattatatattaatcaAAATAAAGTTTATAGTACTCTAAAAAATGTTAATTCGTCTTCTAACAATAGGGAAATGAATGTAGCTATGCAAGAAAATTATCACtcatattataagaataaaatttCTGATAAATATTTAGATTCTATGGAGGATGATATTTATCTGtacaaaatgaataaaaCATTACAACCAACAGAATTACATAAAGCATCATATTTGTTTGAATCAAGTGAtagtaataaaaatcaaACCAAACCAAAGgaacatacatataaagaaaaaaaatataaaggtataaataaaaatacagAATCTGCATTTAATAGTAACAATGATATGAATGGACATCAATTTGATGAAGATTTCAATTGTGATATTCTTGAATTACCAAAGAATGTTTATGAAAATTTTGagattaaaaaaaattatgaatCATGTAGTATTAATAGTATTTCACCTAGGCCCAATGTTCCTACAGCGCATGATAAGAACAGTAATAGTTATATGAATCGACTAGAGCttaatcaaaaaaaaaataataataaaaagaatgtgttatataataatcCTACGAACGAACCAAGTATTAGAAATAATATCTCATATGTTTCATATCCAttgtatataaatgaatGTAATAGTAGAAAGGAAAATTCAGTTAATTCTAATGTCGACGAGTTTGTTGTAGATATTAAAGGATACGAAGAAATATACCAAGGTAATAATCACAAAAAGACagtattaaataataatattaaaaatagaTGTAATAATGACTATCCCAATGGTAGATTTAGTACACAAAATTTTgtaaattatgaaaaacATGTTCCTAatgttaaaaatattttaaaaaaagaggCATCAGATATAAAACAAGATAAAGATGAATATATAGATGAGCATTCGATTTTTAGTCAGAATGAATATTCTGCCTTTGTAGAAAATAAGAAGGATAATATTCATGATAATATCAATTGCTTATTGTTTGAGAAACAAAATGTTATAGGAATTAATAGAAAAGAGAGTTCAGAACAAAGTTGTGATAAGAATATGATAGTGTGTACCTTAAAGAGTGTGGATACACCTATTTCAGAAGATGAAACTGAGATGGATAAATTAAGTAAAcagaaaaaagaaaaattgaaaaataaagagttggttaaaaaaaaaaaaaattgtaataaaataatagaaaAGCCTTCTAATAAAAACGATATGTATGAAAATTatgatatgaataataataaggatgttgatgaatatgatattgataaaaatgattatGAATCAATACCAATAAGAAAggaaatattaaaaaatatggaacatgaacataataatattgataaatATGTTGAGAATAAGAATATGTTTATGTCTGACATATTTAAATCGTTTATAAAATCTGGAATTCAACgaaatatgaaaaagaatagtaatataatattatctaGTGATGAAATAGATGGTATAAGTTTAAAAAGATCAAATGctaaaagaagaaaaaatgttataaagAAATCGTCTTATCGACTTTTAGgaaatttaaaagaaaatgatagACGAAAAAGTAGTGTGTTTGATAAATCTACGAAAAAATTAAGtatgaacaaaatgaaaaattctaaaataaaaagttttgttaataaatattcaaaaCAAGGGAAAAAAAGTactatatttataacatcgggtaataaaaaatgggataaattattacgttccaaaaaatataagaagaattataaaaatgaaagaatAATAGGAACCATAGGTAATAAAATGATGAATTTGAATGAATCTTATGGAAATTTTAATTCTCCTACTATATCACcaacaaatataaaac is a window encoding:
- a CDS encoding putative membrane protein (conserved Plasmodium membrane protein, unknown function); amino-acid sequence: MDIQKNKPKNSNNNNSNKLKYINNNTKSSNTTKFNELRDISKDNIFILYDKKVEQLNNRKDNSNDDVELKKKNENIERMSKFNNNENEKITSNKNKHSINMSTLSSLDEDENNNKNEDLIMSSEYAEVSKNKDMLIMGNKKKEMLNHKKNNLNHLFEEVCSIDNNNNKNDNIQILNKRLSDRNKNENEIYNMNQNNYENVYNMNQFNNNMNMKHVLNNVKSLKNWTDDKDENEKEIDHFDLSTDSRNQNSNSMNNNNYIDDVNKQKLTNRMNSFMFEMGEDKWNKMDDDFSKKKILKKRSIYNDEESDGSYIKEINEVNLDRKKDSKCCSSFKKSKKNGNHVRIDKNNVNDNMKELYSNSMGYIDIKKKRKKELSKELKNMDWLIYTIRYMDYRRLRRRFSGIRKPISKKIVFIITIFCLILISWKYFNVSYQNNKFNFSFEIQTSLLFFVEAILLTIGIIIFAKFQTRLSLHWPIYASYIFIICAVILLLFFENDKLDKNSRGEHILMLYGIVQLSLIIIVKIIIFIGPLLAIYGFFCPCTEHCRILKKKISTNKLNITISRYNDFAGMCGNNVCCLCLCAYRSFYRLVNCFYNKFSNFKFKMITETNDEAPFSHQLRYKGKTDIYGRPHGYGEWIEDHSYGEKLRGFWYHGYPVGPFISQEIGSGSLFVNTRVGFAACVGKDWSDVRYGVACTECSISGHFFNDFPLTHFFNPKIEKNIYGRLPTNRYDIIIKDILKENYEDILCFDLKWCFNMLKVNSGTTNETCSNNCMISLDHVTMSLKVHNYKRLDSIKRKNDILDEINIKLVHVPHEKKKNKKIHKRDKFKKLEEKWKQVENEENSLYINQNKVYSTLKNVNSSSNNREMNVAMQENYHSYYKNKISDKYLDSMEDDIYLYKMNKTLQPTELHKASYLFESSDSNKNQTKPKEHTYKEKKYKGINKNTESAFNSNNDMNGHQFDEDFNCDILELPKNVYENFEIKKNYESCSINSISPRPNVPTAHDKNSNSYMNRLELNQKKNNNKKNVLYNNPTNEPSIRNNISYVSYPLYINECNSRKENSVNSNVDEFVVDIKGYEEIYQGNNHKKTVLNNNIKNRCNNDYPNGRFSTQNFVNYEKHVPNVKNILKKEASDIKQDKDEYIDEHSIFSQNEYSAFVENKKDNIHDNINCLLFEKQNVIGINRKESSEQSCDKNMIVCTLKSVDTPISEDETEMDKLSKQKKEKLKNKELVKKKKNCNKIIEKPSNKNDMYENYDMNNNKDVDEYDIDKNDYESIPIRKEILKNMEHEHNNIDKYVENKNMFMSDIFKSFIKSGIQRNMKKNSNIILSSDEIDGISLKRSNAKRRKNVIKKSSYRLLGNLKENDRRKSSVFDKSTKKLSMNKMKNSKIKSFVNKYSKQGKKSTIFITSGNKKWDKLLRSKKYKKNYKNERIIGTIGNKMMNLNESYGNFNSPTISPTNIKRNKTIAQVFAEEDEWEQFRHQHNEKILIDGWQSLSLKQNLNFMPEEILIYIHGYNVKLNDGCSQLAHLVSFSKLPAYIQPFVFHWEGAMWGAFSALSYPVAKKRTELSILGNSFRTFIKELINCGIKNVHIISHSCGSRLFFNGFRSCVEDNLFYNVLKNKESEIKKGDNAKSKGLERFTTGKDDYVSDENNDDTDNINENNKNGIDNMHSSNNLTNSNNMNSINNSNSINNSNSINNSNNINHSNSTNNIGRRENTTSKQNKGNLKTNSDKKNKKQKKQIIVKTVILLNPDYPLDTFLEKDFFMLRSHCNHIVMYGDTRDQALTYSETWNREKCLGKRIFKLKLPLYKIHHYEDYLNINSDGNKYMKQRCKIEQYKVCDSVLFPISSYADEENKNKLKEIDNKDEEKKNKRESKCINKAFKTDKNVLNSYTLDLNDVGEGEGGVSCASEDVSQNYLNENFLKTVEFSDTSLKTFKSKKKFRFSTAFKKIKRKWLFKKQRTNIYFNENTLSKRYSSMKFKKKSFKMSNQKFKKNDTVYISFDKYAWLDMDVIDTTFVETNVDFLKHSFYQVKREIIDDIREVLISNIRAHERVSRLDRRRGNVFVLRVAPAGVGSLHR
- a CDS encoding putative ADP-ribosylation factor, translated to MGNTVNKETVVTNDNVIRVKTVIPQKKYNILILGLNGSGKTTLLYHNFIPEWTNITSYMEPTIAYHYEEIKWINGRLGFWDLSGNPLMRNIWPLIYRNVKVNAILYIINIMDISDECISENNSLISLLLNDECLQMSCIVLVFNTFNEVHKIQEDVKNDMLMKYKIEDLINHYGNRIHYLFVDCKNCKMDKGWIELMHQISYYF